The sequence below is a genomic window from Oscillospiraceae bacterium.
AAGAAACAAGATATTGACACCATGTTTTTCTATGGTACAATATATAGCGTGCCTGAAACCAACTCTGAGGAATGAGAGAGGACGATATAAGATGCCTATCAGTGAGAATGCAAAGGCCGTTCTGGAGAAGCGGTACCTGATCCGCAACGAGAAGGGGGAGACCACCGAGACGGTGGACGGCCTGTTCCACCGGGTGGCGGATTCCATCGCCGCGGCGGACAAGCGCTACGACCCCAAGGCCGACGTGAAGGCCACGGCGGAGGCCTTTTACAGCCTGATGACCAATCTGGAGTTTTTGCCCAACTCCCCCACCCTGATGAACGCCGGGCGGCCCCTGGGCCAGCTCTCGGCCTGCTTCGTGCTGCCGGTGGCCGACTCCATGGAGGAGATCTTCGACGCCATCAAGAACGCCGCGCTAATCCACAAGTCGGGCGGCGGCACCGGCTTCTCCTTCTCCCGCCTGCGGGCCAAGGGCTCCACGGTGAACTCCACCGGCGGCGTAGCCTCGGGGCCCATCTCCTTCATGAAGGTTTTTAACGCCGCCACCGAGGCGGTGAAGCAGGGCGGCACCCGCCGGGGGGCCAATATGGGCATACTGCGGGTGGACCACCCCGACATCATGGAGTTTATCACCTGCAAGAACAACCTGAGCGAGATCACCAACTTTAACATCTCCGTGGGCATCACCGAGGCCTTTATGGAGGCGGTGGAGGCCGGGGGCGCGTACGAGCTGGTGGACCCCGCCACGAAGCAGGTCACCGGACGGCTTGACGCCCGGCAGGTGTTCGACACCATCGTGGGCTCCGCCTGGCAGACCGGCGAGCCCGGCATCATCTTCCTGGACCGGCTCAACCGGGACAACCCCTGCCCCGGCGAGGGGGAGATCGAGAGCACCAACCCCTGCGGCGAGCAGCCCCTGCTGCCCTACGAGGCCTGCAACCTGGGCTCCATCAACCTGGTGGCCCATCTCAAGCAGGAGGGGGGCCGCCCCGTTCTGGACGAGGACAAGCTCTCCGCCACCATCCGCACCGCCGTCCACTTCCTAGACAACGTCATCGACGTGAACAAGTACCCCCTGCCCGAGATCGACAAGATGACCAGGGCCACCCGCAAGATCGGCCTGGGGGTCATGGGCTTCGCGGACATGCTGCTGCTGATGGGCGTGCCCTACAACTCGGAGGAGGGCGTGGCCATGGCCCGCCGGGTGATGGAGCTGGTGCAGACCGTCGGGCACCGGGCCAGCGAGGCGCTGGCCCAGGTGCGCGGGCCCTTCCCCCTCTTCGCCGAGAGCCTCTATAAGGACGCAGCGCCCCTGCGCAACGCCACCGTTACCACCATCGCCCCCACCGGCACCCTGTCCATCATCGCCGGGGTGTCCTCCGGGGTGGAGCCCGTCTTTGCCTACGCCTACATCCGCAACGTCATGGACAACACCCACCTCATCGAGACCAACCAGATCCTCAAGGACACGCTGATGGAGCGGGGCATCTACTCCGAGGCCCTGATGGAGCAGATCGTGGAGCACGGCACCCTGGCCCACGTGGAGGGGATTCCCGCCGACCTGAAGCAGGTCTTTGTCTGCGCCCACGACGTGTCCCCCATCTGGCACGTAAAGATGCAGGCCGCCTTCCAGGAGTTCACCGACAACGCCGTGTCCAAGACGGTGAACTTCCCCCACGAGGCCACCCGCGAGGAGGTGGCCGAGGTCTACCGCCTGGCCTACACCCTGGGGTGCAAGGGCACCACCATCTACCGGGACGGCAGCCGCAACGAGCAGGTGCTCAACATCGGCAAGGTCAACGACGGCAAAGAGCAGGCCCCCGCCGCCCCCGTGGACCCCATCGAGGCCATCGCCGACTCCGACTGCGACAGCCGGGCCTGCCTGCTGCGCAACGGCGCCATCAAGCCCCGGGCCCGCCCCGCCGTCACCATGGGGTACACCGAGAAGGTGCAGATCGGCTGCGGGAACCTGTATATCACCGTCAATTACGACGAGCAGGGCGTGTGCGAGGTGTTCACCAACACCGGCCGCGCCGGGGGCTGCCCCTCCCAGTCGGAGGCCACCGCCCGGCTGGTCTCCATCGCCCTGCGGGCCGGGGTGGACAGCGACGAGCTGATCCGCCAGCTCAAGGGCATCCGCTGCCCCTCCTGCCTGCGGCAGAAGGGGGTGCCGGTGACCTCCTGCCCCGACGCCATCGCCAAGGCCATCTCCAAGGTGATGAAGGCCTCCCAGGGCGGGGGCGGCGGCCAGATCCCCCCCTGCCCGCCCCCCATGGCCGCCGCGACCCCCGCTATCCCCCGTCCGGGCATGACCCCCGCCGAGGCCAAGCTGGCCAAGTACTGCCCCGAGTGCGGCGCGGTGCTGGAGCACGAGGGCGGCTGCGTCACCTGCCGCGACTGCGGATACAGCAAGTGCGGATAGCCGGCGCTCATCGCTCATAGGGGGTATCCAATACCCCCTATGTACAAAAAGAGGAACCAGTCTGCGGACTGGTTCCTCTTTTTGATACCCCCGGTTTCGCGCCCCGCGGCGCGGGTAGGCGTGTTTTTCGGGGGAGTGAATCCCCCGAAAAACGAATTCCAATTTATTTCGCCTGCGGCGAAACCCTGCGGGGCCCTCTGCCTCCCCTATGAGGGGAGGTGCCCCAGTGCGCACACTGGGGCGGAGGGGTCCGGCGCCGGTCAGTCTGGCGAATTTTGTCGAATTTTTCCTTGACTTCGGTGCTACATAAGTATATGCTTTAGGTGGTCCCTATCTAAGGAGGTGATTATGAGTGGGGGCAAAAAAAATGGGCCGCCCTACAGACAATCCGAAACCTTACCATATGACGGTGAAATACGACGAGGACTGCAAGGAAATTCTTGAGCGTTACAGCGCGCAAGAGGGTATTACCCGTGGGGAAGCGGCAAGGCGTGGGATTAAGAAGCTGCGGGACGACCTCAAAACAAAATAGCAGGGGCGGCGCCCTCCCTCAAAAGAAAACGCCGCCCCCAACACGCCGACATCCCACGAAAGGAGGTACAGCGTAAATATGATACCATACGCCGCGCCTCCTTTCAAGGCATTGTTGGCACAACAATGAAAGGGGTATCAAACCATGCCGAGTATTTTAGAGGAGTTCGCCTATGGAAACCTGTCGCCCGAAGCGCCGTGCTTCAAGCGGGATCCCGCCTATGGCAGGGCGGTGGAATGTGTGGAAGGCAGCGGGCGGAAATTGTTGGAGCGGCTGGGCGCGGAGGACAAGAAGGTGTTCCAGGCCTATGCCGACATGCAGGACGAGTTAAACCGGCTGACCGCTGTGAACAACCTGATTTACGGCTTCAAGCTGGGCCTGCTCATGACGGCGGAGTCGTTCCTCGGGATGGAGGAACTGTATCTCAGCGGGGACAACCTATAGAGCGGCGGGGGCAAGCCCCCGCCCTACGTCATTGCGAGGGCCGCAGGAGCGTGGCAATCCGTCCCATCCCCGTACCGTAGGGGCCGATGCCCACATCGGCCCGCCCCTCCTGCGTCATACCCGCCTAAATTGCAGTAAGGCGCGGCCCCATCCGGGGCCGCGCCTTACCGATCGTCTCTTATTTGGACAGCAGCAGCTTGTCGTCCGCCTCGTCGGAGCCGGAGACCTTCTCGAACTGCTCCAGCAGGGCCTCCACGGTGAGGTTCTTCTTCTCCTCCCCCGCCACGTCGATGACGATGTGCCCGTCGTACATCATCACCAGGCGGTTGCCGTGGGCGATGGCGTCGCGCATATTGTGGGTGATCATCAGGGTGGTCAGCTTATCCCGCTGCACCAGCCGCTCGGTGGCGTCCAGCACCTTGGCCGCCGTCTTGGGATCCAGGGCGGCGGTGTGCTCGTCCAGCAGCAGCAGCTTGGGCTTTTTCAGGGTGGCCATCAGCAGGGTGAGGGCCTGCCGCTGGCCGCCGGAGAGCAGGCCCACCTTGGAGGTCAGGCGGCTCTCCAGCCCCAGGTCCAGGGTGGCGAGCAGCTCCCTGTACCGCTCCCGCTCGGCCTTGGTGATACCCCACCGCAGGCCCCGGCGCTGCCCCCGGCGCAGGGCCAGGGCCAGGTTCTCCTCGATGCCCATGTCGGCGGCGGTGCCCATCATGGGGTCCTGGAACACGCGGCCGATGAACCTGGCCCGCTTGTGCTCGGGCAGGCGGGTCACCTCCTTGCCGTCGATGACGATGCTGCCCGAATCCACCGGGTACACGCCCGCCACCGCGTTGAGCATGGTGGACTTGCCCGCGCCGTTGCCGCCGATGACGGTGACGAAGTCCCCGTCCTTCAGGGTCAGGTTCAGGCCGTTGAGGGCCACCTTCTCGTTGACGGTGCCCGCGTTAAAGGTCTTGCAGACCCCTCTGATCTCAAGCATGGGCCTTCCCTCCCCTCTTCACGCGCTTGGAAAAGTACTTGCCCTTCCAGTAGGGCATGGCCAGGAAGACCGCCACCACCAGCGCGGACAGGAGCTTGAGGTAGTTGGAGTCCAGGCCCAGCCACAGCACCACCTGGATGACCACGTAGTAGACGATGGCGCCGATGGCCACGCCCAGCAGGCGCAGGGCGAAATTGCGGAAAATCCGGCTGAACAGCACGTCCCCGATGATGACGGCGGCCAGGCCGATGACGATGGCGCCCCGGCCCATGTTGATGTCGGAGAAGCCCTGGTACTGGGCCAGCAGGGCCCCTGCCAGGGCCACCAGCCCGTTGGAGAGCATCAGGCCCAGCACCTTATTGAAGTTGGTGTTGATGCCCTGGGCCCGGGCCATGTTCAGGTTGGCGCCGGTGGCCCGCAGGGAGCAGCCCTGCTCGGTGCCGAAGAACCAGTACAGCAGGGCGATGATCACCACCACAAAGAGCCCCACCACCAGGATGGGGGACTGCCAGAAGGGCCGGTCGCCCTTGAGCACCTCCTGGAGGTAGCGCAGGGAGACCAGCAGGTCGTAATTGTTCACGCTGATGGACTGGTTGGCCTTGCCCATGATGGCCAGGTTCACCGACCAGAGCCCCAGCTGGGTGAGGATGCCGGCCAGGATGGCCGGGATGCCGCAGAAGGTATGGAAAAACCCGGTGGCCATGCCGGTGAGCAGCCCCGCCAGGAACGCGCACAGCAGCGCCACCCAGACGTTGCACCCGGCCATCATCAGCATGACGCACACCGCGCCGCCGGTGCAGAAGGAGCCGTCCACCGTCAGGTCGGCCACGTCCAGGATTTTATAGGTGATGTACACACCGATTGCCATGATGCCCCAGATAAGCCCCTGGGACACGGCGCCGGGCATGGAGCCCAGCAAGTCAAGCGGATTCACGTTCATTCCCCCAAAAGTATAGAATCGTCAAAAGTATAGCAGAAAAAGGCGTGAAAGGGAAGCCCTTTCACGCCTTTCTTCAATTTTCCTTACGGTTAGCCGATGGCGGTGTAGCCCTCGGGCACGGTGATCCCCAGCGCGTCGCAGATGGTGGGGTTGTACATCTTGGTGAAGTTGGGGGCGTACTCGATGGGCATGGTGGACACGTCCGCCTCGCCGGTGAGGATTTTCACGGCCATCTCGCCGGTGGCCCGGCCCAGGTCGGTGTAGTCGATGGACAGGGTGGCCACGCCGCAGCCGGCGCAGATGCCCTGCTCGCCCGCGATGACGGGCACCCCGGCGGGCTGGCAGATGTTGTCGATGATGCCGGTGTTGGAGGCCACGGTGTTGTCGGTGGGCACGTAGATCACGTCGCTGGCGCCCACGGCGGTGGTGGCCACGGAGGACAGGTCGTTGGAGTCGGAGAAGGGGTAGAGCTCACAGGTGTAGCCCAGGGCCTCCAGCTCGGCCTTCACGGTGTCCACCTGGTACTGGGAGTTGGCCTCGGCGGAGCAGTAGATGAGGCCCACGTTCTTGGCGTCGGGGAAGAGCTCCTTGAGCATGGCGGCCTGGTCGGCCAGGGGGGCCAGGTCGGAGGTGCCGGAGATGTTGCCGCCCACGGTGCCGTTGAAATCCTTCAGGTCCAGGGCCACGCCGTACTCGGTGATGGAGGTGCCCAGCACGGGGATCTCGGCGGTGGCGGCGTAGGCGGCCTGGAGGGAGGCGGTGGCGTTGGCCAGGATCAGATCCACGTTGGAGGAGACGAAGCCGTTGATGATGGTGGCGCAGGTGGCGGGGTCGCCCTGGGCGTTCTGCTCCTTGAACTCCACCCTGTCGCCCAGCTTCTCGGTGAGCACGTCCTTGAAGCCCTGGGTGGCGGCGTCTAGCGCCTCGTGCTGGACCAGCTGGCAGATGCCGACCACGTACTTGCCGCTTCCGCCCTCGGGGGCGGGCGCGGCGGACTGGGCCTCAGGCGCGGCGGACTGGGGCGCGGGGGTGGGGGTCGCGGAGGTGCCGGCGCCGCCGGAGCAGGCGGCCAGGGACAGGAGCAGCGCGGCGGACAGGGCCGCGGCGGTCAGCTTGGACAGTTTCTTCATTGTTTTCTCCTCCAATTTTGTGCGCTCTGGTTACTTTAGCGCTTTTAGGTGCTAAAGAAGGTTGTGCTTATTATAGTCACCCACGCGCCAATTGTCAACCTAAAATTTAAGAGAATCTTCACTCCTTCCCCCCCGCCGGATGCCGCTTTTCCATAGACTTTTCAGGATACCTATGGTAGAATACCTTGTAATTATGGTTAGAATCCTTTGGAGGTCATGGCTTTGAAAACCGATATACTGGGCGTGGGCTTCGACGATCTGACGCCGGAGGAGATGCTGGACGCCGGCGCGGCCTGCCTGGCCGCCCCCGGCTTTCACTACGCCGTCACCCCCAACCCGGAGTTTATTCTGGCCGGGCGCAAGAACCCGGCCTTCCTGGCCGCCCTCAACGCCGCCGACCTGTCCATGCCGGACGGCGTGGGGGTGGTCTACGCCGCCAAAATCCTGGGCCGCCCCCTGAAGGGCCGCGTGCCCGGCATCGAGTTCGCCCAGGGCATGGCCGCCCGGCTGGCCCGGACCGGCGGGCGGCTCTACCTGCTGGGCTCCAAGCCCGGCGTGGCCGAGGCCGCGGCGGACAAGCTGCGCCAGACCTACCCCGGCCTCAACGTCTGCGGCACCCACGACGGCTACTTCCGGGAGGACGGCCCCGTGGTGGAGGACATCCGCGCCAGCGGGGCCGACCTGGTCTTTGTGGGCCTGGGCGCCCCCAAGCAGGAGCTGTGGATGCAAAAAAACGGCCCCGCCACCGGCGCAAAGCTGATGGTGGGCATCGGCGGGGCGCTGGACGTGTTCGCCGGGACCGTGCAGCGGGCCCCGGAGCGCTGGCAGCGCATGGGCCTGGAGTGGCTCTACCGCCTGTGCCGGGAGCCCAAGCGCATCGGCCGCATGGCCAGGCTGCCCCTGGTGCTGGTACTGGCCCTGGGCGCGAGAATCAGGGGGAAGTAGGATGAAGGGAACGCTGATCGTCTTTGAGGGCACCGACGGGTCGGGCAAGTCCACCCAGTTCGCCCGGCTGTGCCGGCGGCTGGAGCAGGAGCAGACCGACTTCCGGCGGCTCATTTTCCCCCAGTACCGGGAGCCCTCCTCCGCCCTGCTGCGGATGTACCTGAACGGGGAGTTCGGCTCCCACCCCTCCGACGTAAACCCCTACGCGGCCTCCACCTTTTACGCGGTGGACCGCTACGCCTCCTGGAAAAAGGTCTGGGGGGACTATTACCGGGGCGGCGGGCTGGTGCTCTCCGACCGGTACACCACCTCCAACGCCGTCCACCAGGCCAGCAAGCTGCCCGAGGCGGAGTGGGAGGGCTTTTTCCGCTGGCTCTTCGACTTTGAGTGCGGCAAGCTGGGGCTGCCCCGGCCCGATCTGGTGATCTACCTGGACATGCCCACCGAACGGGCGGTGGAAAACCTGCGCGCCCGGGAAAAGGAGACCCACACCACCGGGGACATCCACGAGGTGGACACCGGCTACCTGGCCCTGTGCCGCCGGACCGCCCTGCGGGCGGCGGAGTGCCTGGGCTGGCGGAAGGTGCCCTGTGTGGACGCCGCCGGGGACCTGCGCTCCATCGAGGAGCTTCACGAGGAGATCTGGGCCATCGCGGGCCACTATATCAAGAAGTAACGAGGTGCTTTGCCATGGTAGCAATCTTACTGGGCGAGGGGTTTGAGGAGTCCGAGGCCCTGGTGCCCGCCGACCTGCTGCGCCGGGCCGGGATCGTCACCGCCCTGGTGGGCGTGGACGGGAGCGTGGTCAGGGGCAGCCACGGCATCGCCGTCCAGGCCGATCTGGCGCTGGAGCAGGTGGACCCCGACGAGCTGGACATGCTGGTACTCCCCGGCGGAATGGGGGGCGTGGCCTCCATCCAGATGAACCTGTTCGCCACCGCCCTCATCCAGCGCTCCTGGGAGCGGGGCCTCTATCTGGCCGCCATCTGCGCCGCCCCCACCATCCTGGCGGGGATGGGCATCCTGGACCGCCGCCGCGCCGTGTGCTACCCCGGCATGGAGGACGAGATGGGCTCCGCCGTGGTGCGCCAGGGCCAGCACGTGGTGGTGGACGGGCACATCATCACCGCCGAGGCGGCGGGCTCGGCCTTTGAGTTCGGCCTCAAGCTGGTGGAGATCCTCTCCGGCAGGGCCTGCGCCGAGCAGGTCAAGCAGGAGGTACACTACCATTATTGACGTTGACGGGGAGAAGGCCGCCCTGCGCAGGCTTGTCCGCGCCCAGGCCGCCGCGCTCTCCCCGCAGGCGCGGCGGGAGAGCGACGACGCCCTCTTCGCCCGGCTGGAGGAGCTGCCCGAGTGGCGAAGTGCCCGCGCCCTGCTGCTCTACGCCGGCATGGGGGCCGAACCGGACACCCTCTCCCTCCTCCCCGCCCTGCTTGCCGCGGGCAGGGCGGTGGCCCTGCCCCGCTGCCTGCCCAATCGGGGCCTGGAGGCCCGGTGGGTGGGCCCGGACACGGTGCTTGTCCGCCACCGCTACGGGATGCTGGAGCCGGGGGCGGACTGCCCCCGGGCGGCGCTGGAGGCGCTGGACTTCCTCCTGGTGCCCGGCCTGGCCTTCGACCCCGCCTGCCGCCGCCTGGGCCAGGGGGGCGGGTACTACGACCGCCTGCTCTGCGCCCGCCGCCCCTTCGCCGCCGCCCTGTGCCGGGACCGCTTCCTGGTGGAGCGGGTGCCCTGCGCCCCCCACGACCGGGCCGTGGACGCGGTGGTGACCGAGACGCGCCTGCTGCGCGGGCGGCCCTCGTAAAAACGCCGGGCGGGGCGGAACCCGAAGTTCCGCCCCGCCCCATGTAACGTTCCGATCAGCAGCAGCCGTCGTTGCACCCGCAGCCGCAGTTGTTGTTGCAGCCGCACCCGCAGCCACAGCCACAGCCGCAGCCGCAGCTGTTGCCGCCCCAGCTGTTCCCGCCGCCGCAGCAGCAGCACAGGATGATGATGATCAGGATGATCCACAGGCAGCCGCCGCCGCCCCAACCGTTGTTCCCACAGCACATAAAAAATTCACCTCGTTGTAGATTTATTGAGGCGAAGCGGAGTGTTTTGCTCTGTTTCCCTCAACTGACCCATACTATGTCGCCCCCCGTCCGGTGGTTCCACGCGGGCGGGCGGGTCAGCTCTCTTTTTTTGAGAAAGCGAGAAAGCAGTTAGGAGTTGTACCTATGCCGCAGGAAAACGAACACAACGCCGCCCGCCGCCCCCAGCCGGGCAGACGGGTGGCCCCCTCCGCCCAGGGCCCCGAGGGCCGCTCCGGCGCGGGTGAGGGCCGCCAGGCGCCGCCCCGCCGCAGGCGCAGGCGCCGCCGCATGGGCCCCCTGGGCGCCCTTCTGTACGTGGTGGCCGTCATCGGGATCTCCGTGCTCCTGGCCTGCCTGGGCTGGACCTGGGCGGGGGACGTGCTGGCTCTGAACAAGGAGCCCCTCACCGCCACCGTGGTGGTGGCCGAGGGGGACACCATATCCGACGTGGCCGACACCCTCAAGGAGAAGGGGCTGATCGAGTACAAGCCCATCTTCAACATCTTCGCCAGCCTCACCCACACCAAGGTGGGCGGCGAGAAGGGGGACGTGGCCCCGGGCACCTACGAGCTCAACACCGATATGGACTACCGCGCCCTGATCAGCAGCATGGGCAAGAACTCCTCCAGCCGGGTGGAGACCACCCTCACCATCACCGAGGGCATGACCCTGGACCAGATCTTCAAGGCCATGGAGGACGCGGGGATCTGCTCCGTGGAGGAGCTGCGGGACGTGGCGGCCAACCATGAATTCAAGTACTCCTTCCTCCGGGATCTGCCCACCGGGGACTACCGCCGCCTGGAGGGCTACCTCTTCCCCGACACCTACCAGTTCTACCTGGACGGCGACCCCCTCCAGACCCTGAACAAGATGATCCTGCGCTTTGACGAGATGTTCACCGAGGACATGCGCACCGCCGCCACCGAGAGCGGCATGACCATCGGCGACGTGGTGAAGATCGCCTCCATGGTGGAGAAGGAGACCGACGGCGACGACCAGAGGCACATCTCCTCGGTCATCTACAACCGCCTGCACAACCCCGCCGAGGGCGGCACCTACGGCTACCTGAACATCGACGCCACCATCCTCTACGCCACAGGCGGCACCGCGGTGAACACCGCCGCCGACACCCCCTATAACACCTACACCCACACCGGCCTGCCCCCCACGGCCATCTCCAACCCCGGCATCGTGGCCCTGCGGGCGGCGGTCTACCCCGACTCCACCAAGGACTATTACTACGCCCTGGGCGACGACGGCGTGCACCACTTCTTCACCACCTACGAAAAGCAGCAGGCCTTTATCGCCACCCAGGAGATCTACAAAAATGGCTCCAACAAGTAAGCAGATTGAATTATTGGCTCCGGCGGGAGACATGGAACGGCTGGAGATGTCGGTGGCCTACGGGGCGGACGCGGTCTACCTGGCGGGGCCCGACTTCGGGATGCGCTGCTTCGCGGGGAACTTCTCGCGGGACGAGCTGCGCCGGGCGGTGGCCTTCTGCCACAGCCGGGGGGTGCGGGTCCACGTGACCTGCAACACCATGCCCCGCAACGGCGAGGCCGACCGCCTGCCCGCCTGGCTGGAGTACCTGGACGACGTAGGCGCGGACGCGGCCATCGTGGCCGACGTGGGGGTCTTCTCCCTGGCCGGGAAGTACGCCCCCCATCTGGAGCGCCACGTCAGCACCCAGGCCAGCGTGGCCAGCTGGCTGTCCGCCAGGGCCTGGTACGAGCTGGGGGCCAGCCGGGTCATCCTGGCCCGGGAGCTCTCTTTGGACGAGATCCGGGAGATCCGGGCCAAGACCCCGCCCGCTCTGGAGCTGGAGGCCTTCGTCCACGGGTCCATGTGCGTGTCCTACTCCGGGCGGTGCCTGCTGTCCAACTATATGACCGGGCGGGACGCCAACCGGGGCGCCTGCGCCCAGCCCTGCCGCTA
It includes:
- a CDS encoding branched-chain amino acid ABC transporter permease, with amino-acid sequence MNPLDLLGSMPGAVSQGLIWGIMAIGVYITYKILDVADLTVDGSFCTGGAVCVMLMMAGCNVWVALLCAFLAGLLTGMATGFFHTFCGIPAILAGILTQLGLWSVNLAIMGKANQSISVNNYDLLVSLRYLQEVLKGDRPFWQSPILVVGLFVVVIIALLYWFFGTEQGCSLRATGANLNMARAQGINTNFNKVLGLMLSNGLVALAGALLAQYQGFSDINMGRGAIVIGLAAVIIGDVLFSRIFRNFALRLLGVAIGAIVYYVVIQVVLWLGLDSNYLKLLSALVVAVFLAMPYWKGKYFSKRVKRGGKAHA
- the nrdJ gene encoding ribonucleotide-diphosphate reductase subunit alpha produces the protein MPISENAKAVLEKRYLIRNEKGETTETVDGLFHRVADSIAAADKRYDPKADVKATAEAFYSLMTNLEFLPNSPTLMNAGRPLGQLSACFVLPVADSMEEIFDAIKNAALIHKSGGGTGFSFSRLRAKGSTVNSTGGVASGPISFMKVFNAATEAVKQGGTRRGANMGILRVDHPDIMEFITCKNNLSEITNFNISVGITEAFMEAVEAGGAYELVDPATKQVTGRLDARQVFDTIVGSAWQTGEPGIIFLDRLNRDNPCPGEGEIESTNPCGEQPLLPYEACNLGSINLVAHLKQEGGRPVLDEDKLSATIRTAVHFLDNVIDVNKYPLPEIDKMTRATRKIGLGVMGFADMLLLMGVPYNSEEGVAMARRVMELVQTVGHRASEALAQVRGPFPLFAESLYKDAAPLRNATVTTIAPTGTLSIIAGVSSGVEPVFAYAYIRNVMDNTHLIETNQILKDTLMERGIYSEALMEQIVEHGTLAHVEGIPADLKQVFVCAHDVSPIWHVKMQAAFQEFTDNAVSKTVNFPHEATREEVAEVYRLAYTLGCKGTTIYRDGSRNEQVLNIGKVNDGKEQAPAAPVDPIEAIADSDCDSRACLLRNGAIKPRARPAVTMGYTEKVQIGCGNLYITVNYDEQGVCEVFTNTGRAGGCPSQSEATARLVSIALRAGVDSDELIRQLKGIRCPSCLRQKGVPVTSCPDAIAKAISKVMKASQGGGGGQIPPCPPPMAAATPAIPRPGMTPAEAKLAKYCPECGAVLEHEGGCVTCRDCGYSKCG
- a CDS encoding WecB/TagA/CpsF family glycosyl transferase, with protein sequence MKTDILGVGFDDLTPEEMLDAGAACLAAPGFHYAVTPNPEFILAGRKNPAFLAALNAADLSMPDGVGVVYAAKILGRPLKGRVPGIEFAQGMAARLARTGGRLYLLGSKPGVAEAAADKLRQTYPGLNVCGTHDGYFREDGPVVEDIRASGADLVFVGLGAPKQELWMQKNGPATGAKLMVGIGGALDVFAGTVQRAPERWQRMGLEWLYRLCREPKRIGRMARLPLVLVLALGARIRGK
- a CDS encoding aminodeoxychorismate lyase, producing MPQENEHNAARRPQPGRRVAPSAQGPEGRSGAGEGRQAPPRRRRRRRRMGPLGALLYVVAVIGISVLLACLGWTWAGDVLALNKEPLTATVVVAEGDTISDVADTLKEKGLIEYKPIFNIFASLTHTKVGGEKGDVAPGTYELNTDMDYRALISSMGKNSSSRVETTLTITEGMTLDQIFKAMEDAGICSVEELRDVAANHEFKYSFLRDLPTGDYRRLEGYLFPDTYQFYLDGDPLQTLNKMILRFDEMFTEDMRTAATESGMTIGDVVKIASMVEKETDGDDQRHISSVIYNRLHNPAEGGTYGYLNIDATILYATGGTAVNTAADTPYNTYTHTGLPPTAISNPGIVALRAAVYPDSTKDYYYALGDDGVHHFFTTYEKQQAFIATQEIYKNGSNK
- a CDS encoding 5-formyltetrahydrofolate cyclo-ligase; the protein is MSSASSWWRSSPAGPAPSRSSRRYTTIIDVDGEKAALRRLVRAQAAALSPQARRESDDALFARLEELPEWRSARALLLYAGMGAEPDTLSLLPALLAAGRAVALPRCLPNRGLEARWVGPDTVLVRHRYGMLEPGADCPRAALEALDFLLVPGLAFDPACRRLGQGGGYYDRLLCARRPFAAALCRDRFLVERVPCAPHDRAVDAVVTETRLLRGRPS
- a CDS encoding thymidylate kinase, whose product is MKGTLIVFEGTDGSGKSTQFARLCRRLEQEQTDFRRLIFPQYREPSSALLRMYLNGEFGSHPSDVNPYAASTFYAVDRYASWKKVWGDYYRGGGLVLSDRYTTSNAVHQASKLPEAEWEGFFRWLFDFECGKLGLPRPDLVIYLDMPTERAVENLRAREKETHTTGDIHEVDTGYLALCRRTALRAAECLGWRKVPCVDAAGDLRSIEELHEEIWAIAGHYIKK
- a CDS encoding peptidase U32, which codes for MAPTSKQIELLAPAGDMERLEMSVAYGADAVYLAGPDFGMRCFAGNFSRDELRRAVAFCHSRGVRVHVTCNTMPRNGEADRLPAWLEYLDDVGADAAIVADVGVFSLAGKYAPHLERHVSTQASVASWLSARAWYELGASRVILARELSLDEIREIRAKTPPALELEAFVHGSMCVSYSGRCLLSNYMTGRDANRGACAQPCRYKYALVEEKRPGEYFPIGEDETGAYIMNSRDMCMIDHIPELLDAGLSSLKIEGRAKSAYYAAVTTGAYRHAVDAALAGAPLEAVWRDEVEKVSHRPYSTGFYYGRPGQYTADARYVRDWQIVAVVEACGADGSAVCSLRNKFARGDALELVGPGMAGTAFAAGEMADLDGLPLDEPRSPQMKFTLRLPRPAPPLSILRRRAFGL
- a CDS encoding ABC transporter ATP-binding protein; the protein is MLEIRGVCKTFNAGTVNEKVALNGLNLTLKDGDFVTVIGGNGAGKSTMLNAVAGVYPVDSGSIVIDGKEVTRLPEHKRARFIGRVFQDPMMGTAADMGIEENLALALRRGQRRGLRWGITKAERERYRELLATLDLGLESRLTSKVGLLSGGQRQALTLLMATLKKPKLLLLDEHTAALDPKTAAKVLDATERLVQRDKLTTLMITHNMRDAIAHGNRLVMMYDGHIVIDVAGEEKKNLTVEALLEQFEKVSGSDEADDKLLLSK
- a CDS encoding 4-methyl-5(B-hydroxyethyl)-thiazole monophosphate biosynthesis protein; the encoded protein is MVAILLGEGFEESEALVPADLLRRAGIVTALVGVDGSVVRGSHGIAVQADLALEQVDPDELDMLVLPGGMGGVASIQMNLFATALIQRSWERGLYLAAICAAPTILAGMGILDRRRAVCYPGMEDEMGSAVVRQGQHVVVDGHIITAEAAGSAFEFGLKLVEILSGRACAEQVKQEVHYHY